Proteins found in one Geomonas subterranea genomic segment:
- a CDS encoding PKD domain-containing protein produces MSKIVGTAAGLLVTLLLVVTAPLVAEAAHPKPGEYGARGMLFNPAMLGIPLLDYFNAAPIMVTGPAVNGRYSGLPPFGTKASCNLCHFDIVANENMNRHATMSFNKITWPQYGYGYDKEKPWMSGPGKFGKWSPFYNRQLGNMKATYATKADILTKLDMGAFEFTTECGVCHVGGGPGTSNPYNFTFPWRVSDYFGYDRGAGGIHSNLDNEQRNQSIANDYIFPLPLNSPYYPRRVPLNPWDFFVNDEGTVKSVDWASWGMNGTMQMDCLMCHLQGYDHLGRNQEIVRYQRLYNAGTVGSGIATVDPSGGEGFSMNYDASMLKVGSDGTLYLDSSFTDRITRSPRADNCVHCHMPTAVKNQPYVDWKARFYSYDAVPSDDPANPGNLKPARYLSDLVKRGDIWSKDEVHLTLECAGCHTQTGKYQAWKPTDPNYMHSPGKGYDPMSTGSDEFGGTVKFCYDCHVLAGDLNGDGVKEIDIIGAPNPNYAHKNAGLMINIVPKARRIDSQGGEVEFTGNHLDVIACTSCHVRKRYAAGRSVDFSTGSQFFNMVGNPLDQENGSVDVDIAFSWKETTPVKLLPNGSPNPLWRRLIYPFNYVTGIYWDNIGSKDANGDGFTTGMSNNGKVVSGDPFFQRNVKENFSYGLNGENDRVPTGLAGSTVFDSQSLKNAEGGVVFSRPAEIEAYKAKVTGKDAGMVPQLVLESEPYLLMHNIAQVGSYALGRHRVDGAGKKVYGCSDCHGASGGIFNGTINMLGKGKRPDNTETPLTVQYNSGSDVLTKALYWDRTGVRKSFSFADTASSPKRTRDAERREFLGYDTARVAALNAPQDPALFGMEVDPKAVVDPVADADATILGVQVVTGSVVQLSCPPGQYLDANGNGRYDSGETLVGTVTYQWSASDGSAITGNGTRNAGVTFTGSGERSITLTVTDEEGKVSTASATVTVIPPPISISWNPDTDTATFTSFPAGTVSAKVYWGDGLSTTRSGAYFTDPLVMVHRYSTATQKTIKIYCYNSGGTQVGYMQKTVTP; encoded by the coding sequence ATGAGCAAGATTGTAGGAACTGCTGCAGGTCTGTTAGTAACGCTGCTTCTGGTTGTCACGGCGCCGCTTGTCGCCGAGGCGGCCCATCCCAAGCCCGGGGAATACGGGGCACGCGGCATGCTGTTCAACCCCGCGATGCTCGGCATCCCCCTGCTCGACTACTTCAACGCGGCGCCCATCATGGTAACCGGGCCGGCCGTGAACGGCCGCTACAGCGGCCTCCCCCCCTTCGGGACCAAGGCGAGCTGCAACCTGTGCCACTTCGACATCGTCGCCAACGAGAACATGAACCGCCACGCGACCATGTCCTTCAACAAGATCACCTGGCCGCAGTACGGCTACGGCTACGACAAGGAAAAGCCGTGGATGTCCGGGCCGGGGAAGTTCGGCAAATGGTCGCCGTTTTACAACCGGCAGCTCGGCAACATGAAGGCCACCTACGCCACCAAGGCGGACATCCTGACCAAGCTCGACATGGGCGCCTTCGAGTTCACCACCGAGTGCGGCGTCTGCCATGTCGGCGGCGGCCCGGGCACCTCCAACCCCTACAATTTCACCTTCCCGTGGCGGGTCAGCGACTACTTCGGGTACGACCGCGGCGCGGGGGGGATCCACAGCAACCTCGACAACGAGCAGCGCAACCAGTCCATCGCCAACGACTACATCTTCCCGCTCCCCCTTAACAGCCCCTACTACCCGCGCCGCGTGCCGCTCAACCCCTGGGACTTCTTCGTCAACGACGAGGGAACGGTGAAGTCGGTGGACTGGGCCTCATGGGGGATGAACGGGACCATGCAGATGGACTGCCTCATGTGTCACCTGCAGGGGTACGACCACCTCGGTCGCAACCAGGAGATCGTCCGATACCAGCGCCTGTACAACGCCGGTACGGTAGGCTCAGGGATCGCCACGGTGGACCCCTCCGGCGGGGAGGGGTTCAGCATGAACTATGACGCTTCCATGCTGAAGGTGGGAAGCGACGGCACCCTGTACCTCGACTCCTCGTTCACCGACAGGATCACCCGCTCGCCACGCGCGGACAACTGCGTCCACTGCCACATGCCGACCGCGGTCAAGAACCAGCCCTACGTCGACTGGAAGGCGCGCTTTTACTCCTACGACGCGGTTCCCTCCGACGACCCGGCGAACCCCGGGAACCTGAAGCCCGCGCGCTACCTGAGCGACCTGGTGAAACGCGGCGACATCTGGAGCAAGGACGAGGTCCATCTCACCCTGGAGTGCGCCGGGTGCCACACCCAGACCGGCAAGTACCAGGCATGGAAGCCCACGGATCCCAATTACATGCACAGCCCCGGCAAGGGGTACGACCCCATGAGCACCGGTTCCGACGAATTCGGCGGGACGGTGAAGTTCTGCTACGACTGCCACGTGCTGGCCGGCGACCTGAACGGCGACGGGGTGAAGGAGATCGACATCATCGGCGCCCCCAACCCCAACTACGCCCACAAGAACGCGGGGCTCATGATCAACATCGTGCCGAAGGCGCGCCGCATCGACAGCCAGGGGGGGGAGGTCGAGTTCACCGGCAACCACCTCGACGTCATCGCCTGCACCTCGTGCCACGTGAGGAAGAGGTACGCGGCCGGCCGTTCGGTGGACTTCAGCACCGGGAGCCAGTTCTTCAACATGGTCGGGAACCCGCTGGACCAGGAGAACGGCAGCGTCGACGTCGACATCGCCTTCAGCTGGAAGGAGACCACGCCGGTGAAGCTGCTCCCCAACGGGAGCCCGAATCCGCTCTGGCGCCGGCTCATCTACCCCTTCAACTACGTCACCGGCATCTACTGGGACAACATCGGGAGCAAGGACGCCAACGGCGACGGCTTCACGACGGGGATGAGCAACAACGGCAAGGTCGTTTCCGGCGACCCCTTCTTCCAGAGAAACGTGAAGGAGAACTTCAGCTACGGTCTCAACGGTGAGAACGACAGGGTGCCGACCGGCCTCGCCGGCTCCACGGTCTTCGATTCGCAGTCCCTGAAGAACGCGGAGGGGGGCGTGGTGTTCAGCCGCCCGGCGGAGATCGAGGCGTACAAGGCGAAGGTGACCGGCAAGGACGCCGGCATGGTGCCCCAGCTGGTCCTCGAGTCCGAGCCGTACCTGCTCATGCACAACATCGCGCAGGTGGGGAGCTACGCCCTGGGAAGGCACCGGGTCGACGGCGCCGGCAAGAAGGTCTACGGCTGCTCCGACTGCCACGGCGCCTCCGGCGGCATCTTCAACGGCACCATCAACATGCTGGGCAAGGGGAAGCGGCCGGACAACACGGAGACGCCGCTCACCGTGCAGTACAACAGCGGCTCCGACGTCCTCACCAAGGCGCTGTACTGGGACAGGACCGGCGTGCGCAAGAGCTTCTCCTTCGCCGACACGGCCAGTTCCCCGAAGAGGACCAGGGACGCGGAGCGCAGGGAGTTCCTTGGGTACGACACGGCCCGGGTGGCCGCGCTGAACGCCCCCCAGGACCCGGCCCTGTTCGGCATGGAGGTAGACCCGAAGGCTGTCGTCGACCCGGTGGCCGACGCCGATGCCACCATCCTCGGGGTCCAGGTGGTCACCGGGAGCGTGGTGCAGCTCTCCTGCCCTCCCGGCCAGTACCTCGACGCCAACGGCAACGGCCGGTACGACAGCGGCGAGACCCTGGTCGGCACCGTGACCTACCAGTGGAGCGCATCCGACGGCAGCGCCATCACCGGTAACGGCACCCGCAACGCCGGCGTTACCTTCACCGGCAGCGGCGAAAGGAGCATCACCCTGACCGTCACCGACGAGGAGGGGAAGGTGAGCACCGCCTCGGCGACGGTCACCGTGATTCCCCCCCCCATCAGCATCTCCTGGAACCCCGACACCGACACGGCGACCTTCACCTCCTTCCCGGCGGGGACCGTGTCGGCCAAGGTGTACTGGGGCGACGGGCTTTCCACCACGAGAAGCGGCGCCTACTTCACCGATCCGCTGGTCATGGTGCACAGGTACTCGACCGCCACCCAGAAGACCATCAAGATCTACTGCTACAATTCGGGCGGCACCCAGGTCGGGTACATGCAGAAAACCGTCACGCCGTAA
- a CDS encoding sensor histidine kinase, translating to MKTDLFASIVANLSDGIYVIQHDRAIFLNERFGEIFGYREHESLIGCDMFDKVYPDWQSVDLFRKVHEQLLSGNHQKISWGQPSAKVDGTPFWLEVEARLIEVQGEPAVFGTFLDRTDCKLIGEAMHASQETLRLLLDAMEDRVYVVTDDYRLVYANRKMKAALRGEMEKEFCYKLCRGLDSPCEDCSTDHVFISDRPMQKEYFNQLAQCWYSVIELPVRMPGIDRPTKLAVARDITERKEAEEKVRALSHRLINVQEDERKHLSRELHDDLGQRLNAAKIAVDLLARDLCTAPGDVALRLGQLSQMLKGGVESVRHLSAGLRPASLERLGLVEAIRNDCDQLAARQGVKVAFTHNGMDGVRLSQDAEINLYRVVQEALNNVVKHAGATEVGIQLVASYPIVRMRIRDNGAGFDPASCKGKRCDGLGLVGMAERVELLHGSFKIHSNPGMGTRLTVEIPIPDEAEAGPGRK from the coding sequence GTGAAAACAGACCTTTTTGCCAGCATCGTCGCCAACCTCTCCGACGGCATCTACGTCATCCAGCACGACCGGGCGATCTTCCTCAACGAGCGCTTCGGCGAGATCTTCGGCTACCGGGAGCACGAGAGCCTGATCGGCTGCGACATGTTCGACAAGGTCTACCCGGACTGGCAGAGCGTCGACCTGTTCCGCAAGGTCCACGAGCAGCTTTTGTCTGGCAACCACCAGAAGATCTCCTGGGGGCAGCCCTCGGCCAAGGTCGACGGCACCCCCTTCTGGCTGGAGGTGGAGGCCCGCCTCATCGAAGTGCAGGGGGAACCGGCCGTCTTCGGCACCTTCCTGGACCGCACCGACTGCAAGCTGATCGGCGAGGCGATGCACGCCTCCCAGGAGACGCTGCGCCTCTTGCTGGACGCCATGGAGGACCGGGTCTACGTGGTCACCGACGACTACCGCCTGGTCTACGCCAACCGCAAGATGAAGGCGGCGCTGCGCGGGGAGATGGAGAAGGAGTTCTGCTACAAGCTCTGCCGCGGCCTGGACTCCCCGTGCGAGGACTGCTCCACCGATCACGTCTTCATCTCGGACCGCCCGATGCAGAAGGAATACTTCAACCAGCTCGCCCAGTGCTGGTACTCGGTCATAGAGCTTCCGGTCCGGATGCCCGGGATCGACCGCCCGACCAAACTCGCCGTCGCCCGGGACATCACCGAGCGCAAGGAGGCCGAGGAGAAGGTCCGGGCCCTGTCGCACCGGCTCATCAACGTCCAGGAGGACGAAAGAAAGCACCTCTCCCGCGAGCTGCATGACGACCTGGGGCAGCGCCTGAACGCGGCCAAGATCGCGGTGGACCTCCTGGCCCGGGACCTCTGCACCGCGCCGGGGGACGTAGCGCTCCGCCTGGGGCAGCTTTCCCAGATGCTCAAGGGGGGGGTGGAAAGCGTGCGCCACTTAAGCGCCGGTCTGCGCCCCGCATCGCTTGAGCGGCTCGGGCTCGTCGAGGCGATCCGCAACGACTGCGATCAGCTCGCCGCCAGGCAGGGGGTGAAGGTCGCCTTCACCCACAACGGCATGGACGGGGTGCGCCTTTCCCAGGACGCCGAGATCAACCTGTACCGCGTGGTGCAGGAGGCGCTCAACAACGTGGTGAAGCACGCCGGCGCCACCGAGGTCGGGATCCAGCTGGTCGCCTCGTACCCCATCGTCAGGATGCGCATCAGGGACAACGGGGCCGGCTTCGATCCCGCCTCCTGCAAGGGGAAGCGCTGCGACGGCCTCGGCCTCGTCGGGATGGCGGAGCGGGTGGAGCTTTTGCACGGCTCCTTCAAGATCCACTCGAACCCCGGGATGGGGACCCGGCTCACCGTGGAGATACCCATCCCCGACGAGGCGGAAGCCGGGCCGGGGAGAAAATAA
- a CDS encoding response regulator, producing the protein MAAKSRVIIVDDHPLFRDGLKSLIARSTKYETVGEAGSGEEALGLAQELRPDLMTMDVSLPDMSGIEATRKIVQAVPSVKVLMLSMYQNLEYATDSFKAGARGYIVKEATSDRLIEAMDALSQGEHFLDGQLSGDMVIRHLCGQGKEGGVQDARYALLSAREQQVMRLVAEGGSSRSIAEQLQVSAKTVENHRTNLMKKLDVHSRIELVRYAARLGLIDLEQWK; encoded by the coding sequence ATGGCAGCAAAGAGCCGTGTGATCATCGTGGATGACCATCCGCTGTTCCGCGACGGGCTTAAGAGCCTTATCGCCAGGAGCACCAAGTACGAGACCGTCGGCGAGGCCGGCAGCGGCGAGGAGGCGCTGGGGCTCGCCCAGGAGCTTCGCCCCGACCTCATGACCATGGACGTGTCCCTGCCGGACATGAGCGGCATCGAGGCCACCAGGAAGATCGTCCAGGCGGTCCCCTCGGTAAAGGTCCTGATGCTCAGCATGTACCAGAACCTTGAGTACGCCACCGACTCCTTCAAGGCCGGCGCGCGCGGCTACATCGTCAAGGAGGCCACCAGCGACCGGCTCATCGAGGCGATGGACGCGCTCTCCCAGGGGGAGCACTTCCTGGACGGGCAGCTCTCCGGCGACATGGTGATCAGGCACCTGTGCGGGCAGGGGAAGGAGGGGGGGGTGCAGGACGCGCGCTACGCGCTTCTTTCGGCCCGGGAACAGCAGGTGATGCGCCTGGTGGCCGAGGGGGGCTCCTCCCGCAGCATCGCCGAGCAGCTCCAGGTGAGCGCGAAGACCGTGGAGAACCACCGCACCAACCTGATGAAGAAGCTGGACGTGCACAGCCGCATCGAACTGGTGCGCTACGCCGCGCGCCTTGGCCTCATCGACCTGGAGCAGTGGAAATAA
- a CDS encoding cytochrome C, which yields MQHSRRKVVKAAAVSSAVLLGLAAGSALGATTDHTNIILKDWQGTEIARPADGVAAPAYSVKQTCFGTNNGVACHGNSAVGNAKFSYDDIERHSYHTQLGANEFRGFNPANPDAYNPYTTDPTKVGDKWRPGAGPQGKNWVQSPGHFGSW from the coding sequence ATGCAACACTCGAGGAGGAAGGTCGTCAAGGCGGCCGCCGTCTCTTCCGCGGTCCTGTTAGGGCTCGCGGCGGGATCGGCGCTGGGCGCCACCACCGACCACACCAACATCATCCTTAAGGACTGGCAGGGTACCGAGATTGCCCGTCCGGCTGACGGCGTCGCGGCACCTGCCTACAGCGTGAAGCAGACCTGCTTCGGCACCAACAACGGTGTCGCCTGCCACGGCAACAGCGCCGTCGGCAACGCGAAGTTCAGCTACGACGATATCGAAAGGCACAGCTACCACACCCAGCTGGGCGCCAACGAGTTCAGGGGCTTCAACCCTGCGAACCCCGACGCCTACAACCCCTACACCACCGACCCCACCAAGGTCGGCGACAAGTGGCGTCCGGGCGCAGGCCCCCAGGGTAAGAACTGGGTGCAGAGCCCCGGCCACTTCGGGAGCTGGTGA
- a CDS encoding PKD domain-containing protein: MARAYKDGAGASYNGSSSTPGFDAAKDTVNSFKTVPFGSVLIDATNPGAGYQVNPTGKFYEIFPFGADTGAGQLAYKQKVDNSNAGVMRDCAECHVGGGMNEYAYANMPTAAYDPAARTSLRTFDFGSVVTAWNYFIDIFNPDVTKRGDVVKQDYAQTGVLEMDCLMCHQTGYDWAARKEAVRKGEFDASRAVGAKLVNEVASGTQVFYNYTAVKTNASGKLYVDLSATLNSKPQSTNCSSCHQSQYNVDWKKRGEQWLEGQEVHYSLGCMACHQRKDVTNPQVGTSGLVSEAKLGLCDPAKGGASDFDAMWNKLDTVNFKQCSDCHEPTGTTTWPTYGAPNSENAHTAKGLNAKIAFDKNGAPASHMDIMDCTACHISKNFDGGAMVDGTGADAEGRVALHDEPQVARDMNGTAGNALYWNNGKLYGANLLTSSFLRDMNGMDAANFGLDGNNDGRNAGMDTLLQTHINDLNNAVGAKAVTMEKNADGSWVNEAEMTALYARINGDSTGTASTGTGTYPGGLKQLLGISDATNDYKLIPKMSFLMVPFKASHNIARTATMAWGKGGCSDCHGANKGFYNGAYPILGNMSGVDTNGKNKFRFYSNQVTTFTKVNGLADITDSHPSVVTKKGDRTVPVTLLTKFDGPYVPNASAVDNQTLRNIDRSEVIYEGTFQTRDTAWYTTIAGSAPAASCSGPTSPFYCATPTNIVAQDAVKSKATSTKGWLLKVEVRPAGDTNPNNITFRTAQLGKDNATAMAEVLAALPASFTTNSDFTVTEAGGALTITAAANKEIRISPQTDSGPLGLKGKVYKADPIVRGSNSYAGRDAYVTYLNGLTSPAAFGIGIAPVASINPIADASAIDLGVQVKQNADVALTAPAAQTNAGVEVGNVTYAWTTSDGTVVTNPASRTTATVKFATLGTKTITLKVTDEEGKVSQTSTNVDVIVAPITIGWDGVNDVATFTNLPVGTASVKIAWGDGFSTTKSGTAVVDPLTVRHLYSTGTAKTIRFYCYNGTGAQIGYQQATITP, from the coding sequence TTGGCGAGAGCATACAAGGATGGTGCAGGTGCAAGCTACAACGGTTCCAGCAGCACGCCGGGCTTCGACGCGGCTAAGGACACGGTCAACTCCTTCAAGACCGTTCCCTTCGGCAGCGTGCTGATCGATGCCACCAACCCCGGGGCCGGCTACCAGGTCAACCCCACCGGCAAGTTCTACGAGATCTTCCCCTTCGGCGCCGACACCGGTGCCGGCCAGCTCGCCTACAAGCAGAAGGTCGACAACTCCAACGCGGGCGTCATGCGCGACTGCGCCGAGTGCCACGTCGGCGGCGGCATGAACGAGTACGCCTACGCCAACATGCCGACCGCAGCCTACGACCCGGCCGCACGCACCTCGCTGCGCACCTTCGATTTCGGCAGCGTCGTCACCGCCTGGAACTACTTCATCGACATCTTCAACCCGGACGTGACCAAGCGTGGCGATGTCGTCAAACAGGACTATGCCCAGACCGGCGTCCTGGAGATGGACTGCCTCATGTGCCACCAGACCGGCTACGACTGGGCCGCACGCAAGGAAGCCGTACGCAAGGGTGAGTTCGACGCCTCCCGCGCCGTCGGCGCCAAGCTGGTCAACGAAGTCGCCAGCGGCACCCAGGTCTTCTACAACTACACCGCCGTCAAGACCAACGCCTCCGGGAAACTCTACGTCGACCTGAGCGCCACGCTGAACAGCAAGCCCCAGTCGACCAACTGCTCCTCCTGCCACCAGTCGCAGTACAACGTCGACTGGAAAAAGCGCGGCGAGCAGTGGCTGGAAGGTCAGGAAGTCCACTACAGCCTGGGGTGCATGGCCTGCCACCAGCGCAAGGACGTGACCAACCCGCAGGTCGGCACCTCCGGCCTCGTTTCCGAAGCGAAACTCGGTCTGTGCGATCCCGCCAAGGGGGGCGCTTCCGACTTCGACGCCATGTGGAACAAGCTTGATACCGTCAACTTCAAGCAATGCTCCGACTGCCACGAGCCGACCGGTACCACCACCTGGCCGACCTACGGCGCTCCCAACTCCGAGAACGCCCACACCGCCAAGGGGCTCAACGCCAAGATCGCCTTCGACAAGAACGGCGCTCCGGCGAGCCACATGGACATCATGGACTGCACCGCCTGCCACATCAGCAAGAACTTCGATGGCGGCGCCATGGTTGACGGCACCGGTGCCGACGCCGAAGGGCGCGTGGCGCTGCACGACGAGCCGCAGGTCGCCCGCGACATGAACGGCACAGCCGGCAACGCGCTGTACTGGAACAACGGCAAGCTCTACGGCGCCAACCTGCTGACCTCCTCCTTCCTGCGCGACATGAACGGCATGGATGCAGCCAACTTCGGCCTCGACGGCAACAACGACGGCCGCAACGCCGGCATGGACACCCTGCTGCAGACCCACATCAACGACCTGAACAACGCCGTGGGCGCGAAGGCCGTGACCATGGAGAAGAACGCGGACGGCAGCTGGGTGAACGAGGCGGAAATGACCGCGCTCTACGCCAGGATCAACGGCGACAGCACCGGTACCGCTTCCACCGGCACCGGCACCTATCCCGGCGGTCTGAAACAGCTTCTGGGCATCAGCGACGCCACCAACGACTACAAGCTGATCCCGAAGATGTCCTTCCTCATGGTTCCGTTCAAGGCGAGCCACAACATCGCCCGTACCGCCACCATGGCGTGGGGTAAAGGGGGCTGCTCCGACTGCCACGGCGCCAACAAAGGGTTCTACAACGGCGCCTACCCGATCCTGGGCAACATGAGCGGCGTGGACACCAACGGCAAGAACAAGTTCCGCTTCTACTCCAACCAGGTCACCACCTTCACCAAGGTCAACGGTCTCGCCGACATCACCGACTCCCACCCGAGCGTCGTGACCAAGAAGGGCGACAGGACCGTTCCGGTCACCCTGCTGACCAAGTTCGACGGCCCGTACGTACCGAACGCCTCGGCCGTCGACAACCAGACCCTGCGCAACATCGACAGGAGCGAGGTGATCTACGAGGGGACCTTCCAGACCCGCGACACCGCCTGGTACACCACCATCGCCGGTTCCGCTCCGGCTGCTTCCTGTTCCGGCCCGACCAGCCCGTTCTACTGCGCGACCCCGACCAACATCGTCGCCCAGGACGCCGTGAAGTCCAAGGCGACCTCCACCAAGGGGTGGCTCCTGAAGGTCGAGGTACGTCCGGCCGGCGACACCAACCCCAACAACATCACCTTCCGCACCGCGCAGCTTGGCAAGGACAACGCCACCGCCATGGCTGAAGTCCTGGCTGCCCTGCCGGCAAGCTTCACCACCAACAGTGACTTCACCGTCACCGAGGCCGGCGGCGCACTCACCATCACCGCCGCCGCCAACAAGGAGATCCGCATCTCCCCGCAGACCGACTCAGGCCCGCTGGGGCTGAAAGGCAAGGTCTACAAGGCGGACCCGATCGTTCGCGGCAGCAACAGCTACGCCGGTCGTGACGCATACGTCACCTACCTGAACGGCCTGACCAGCCCGGCTGCCTTCGGTATCGGCATCGCCCCGGTCGCCTCCATCAACCCGATCGCCGACGCCAGCGCCATCGACCTCGGCGTGCAGGTGAAGCAGAACGCCGATGTCGCGCTGACCGCTCCGGCGGCGCAGACCAACGCCGGCGTCGAGGTTGGCAACGTGACCTACGCCTGGACCACCAGCGACGGCACCGTCGTCACCAACCCCGCCTCCAGGACCACCGCGACCGTGAAGTTCGCGACCCTGGGGACCAAGACCATCACCCTCAAGGTCACCGACGAAGAGGGCAAGGTCAGCCAGACCAGCACCAACGTCGACGTCATCGTGGCGCCGATCACCATCGGCTGGGATGGCGTCAATGACGTCGCCACCTTCACGAACCTCCCGGTGGGCACCGCCTCCGTGAAGATCGCCTGGGGCGACGGTTTCAGCACCACCAAGAGCGGTACCGCCGTTGTCGACCCGCTCACCGTGAGACACCTGTACTCGACCGGCACCGCCAAGACCATCAGGTTCTACTGCTACAACGGAACCGGCGCGCAGATCGGCTACCAGCAGGCCACCATCACCCCCTAA
- a CDS encoding ArsR/SmtB family transcription factor, which yields MENIALLFQSLDDQTRLRLLALLLHAGELCVCDLVAALRLPQSTVSRQLAILKGAGWLNGRRVGAWNHYSINASLGPVQQFLLPVLRNFLLVTETAREDQLRLRQRKGDACCGEVVASKKTDNTGCVPGEGEA from the coding sequence ATGGAAAACATCGCACTGCTGTTTCAGTCACTGGACGACCAGACCAGGCTGCGCCTTTTGGCGCTCTTGCTGCACGCAGGTGAACTGTGCGTCTGCGATCTGGTGGCGGCACTCAGGCTCCCCCAGTCCACCGTCTCGCGCCAGCTCGCCATCCTGAAAGGGGCGGGATGGCTCAACGGGAGAAGGGTGGGGGCCTGGAACCACTACTCGATCAACGCCTCCCTCGGGCCGGTGCAGCAGTTCCTGCTCCCTGTGCTGCGCAACTTCCTCCTGGTCACGGAAACGGCGCGGGAGGACCAGTTGCGGCTTCGGCAACGGAAGGGGGACGCGTGCTGCGGCGAGGTAGTGGCATCCAAAAAAACGGATAATACGGGGTGTGTCCCCGGGGAGGGTGAGGCATGA
- the hgcA gene encoding mercury methylation corrinoid protein HgcA yields MSDGIKIRRFKKIEVKPPAPSSCSADDGVNPDAPPCUGPPTSAGGGEITEKVPGFLDWIDTARGRVPRISGSLTLGDHVGACLARWGINRMTFMVPPGLYAIGAPDSEAPVVVTANYKMSFDIVRRALCGRNVWLLVLETYGINVWCAAGKGTFGTGELVRRIEKSGLAGVVSHRRLILPILGAAGVSAHRVKQRSGFEVAYATMRAADLPAYLDQGGTATAAMRELRFNWYDRLVLIPVELVLAGRPVLPAAALLYLVARFFWGAGAAAVAAPAFLGAVFTGVAVGPLLLPLLPGRSFAVKGACAGAIYCALLYLFAGAARWGGGATLAAFLAFPAVSSFYTLNFTGCTTFTSKSGVKKEMRLGLPVMAGALGAALIIVTAGRFLG; encoded by the coding sequence ATGAGCGACGGGATCAAGATACGCCGGTTCAAGAAGATCGAGGTGAAGCCGCCGGCTCCCTCATCCTGTTCGGCCGACGACGGCGTCAATCCCGACGCCCCCCCCTGCTGAGGTCCCCCCACCTCCGCCGGCGGCGGAGAGATCACCGAAAAAGTTCCCGGTTTCCTGGACTGGATTGACACCGCACGCGGCCGCGTCCCCCGGATCAGCGGCAGCCTGACCCTCGGCGACCACGTGGGCGCCTGTCTCGCGCGCTGGGGGATCAACAGGATGACCTTCATGGTCCCTCCAGGCCTCTACGCCATCGGCGCGCCCGATTCGGAGGCGCCGGTCGTGGTGACGGCCAACTACAAGATGAGCTTCGACATCGTGCGCCGGGCGCTCTGCGGCAGGAACGTGTGGCTCCTGGTTCTTGAGACCTACGGCATCAACGTCTGGTGCGCGGCGGGGAAGGGGACCTTCGGCACCGGCGAACTGGTGCGCCGCATCGAGAAGAGTGGCCTTGCCGGGGTGGTGAGCCACCGGCGCCTCATCCTTCCCATCCTGGGCGCGGCCGGCGTCTCCGCGCACCGGGTGAAACAAAGAAGCGGCTTCGAGGTCGCCTACGCCACCATGCGCGCGGCCGATCTCCCCGCCTACCTGGACCAGGGGGGTACCGCCACCGCCGCCATGCGGGAGCTCCGCTTCAACTGGTACGACCGTCTCGTGCTGATCCCGGTGGAACTGGTCCTGGCGGGAAGGCCTGTGCTTCCGGCGGCCGCGCTTCTCTACCTCGTCGCCCGGTTCTTCTGGGGCGCCGGCGCCGCGGCCGTCGCGGCGCCCGCCTTCCTCGGCGCGGTCTTCACCGGCGTAGCCGTGGGGCCGCTGCTGTTGCCGCTTCTTCCCGGCAGGAGCTTCGCCGTCAAGGGGGCCTGCGCGGGTGCCATCTACTGCGCGCTTTTATACCTCTTCGCAGGAGCGGCGAGATGGGGCGGGGGGGCGACGCTGGCCGCCTTTCTGGCGTTTCCCGCCGTTTCCTCCTTCTACACGCTCAACTTCACCGGCTGCACCACGTTCACCTCCAAGTCGGGGGTCAAAAAGGAGATGCGCCTGGGACTCCCGGTCATGGCGGGTGCCCTGGGCGCCGCGCTCATCATCGTCACGGCCGGCCGGTTCTTGGGCTAG
- the hgcB gene encoding mercury methylation ferredoxin HgcB — MKGFRYLEGVATLELDAGRCIGCGRCVEVCPHHVLRMEGKRAVLADRDACMECGACALNCPAAALKVDAGVGCASGMIHEWLREKKLPGLSGGGCCG; from the coding sequence ATGAAAGGTTTCAGGTATCTGGAAGGAGTCGCCACCCTCGAACTCGACGCAGGGCGCTGCATCGGCTGCGGCAGGTGCGTCGAGGTCTGTCCGCACCATGTCTTGCGCATGGAGGGGAAACGGGCGGTCCTCGCGGATCGTGACGCCTGCATGGAGTGCGGTGCCTGCGCGCTTAACTGCCCCGCCGCCGCGCTCAAGGTGGACGCAGGGGTCGGGTGCGCCAGCGGCATGATCCACGAGTGGCTCAGGGAGAAGAAGCTTCCCGGCCTGAGCGGCGGGGGATGTTGCGGGTAG
- a CDS encoding DUF1540 domain-containing protein → MEEKQMVKISSCNVTQCAYNKHNSCHTLAITVGGPGDTCPECDTFMQGSQRGGIIDVQGGIGACKVENCSYNQALECTAPAVDVGMHESHPDCFTYKPK, encoded by the coding sequence ATGGAAGAGAAGCAGATGGTCAAGATAAGTTCCTGCAACGTGACGCAGTGCGCCTATAACAAACACAATTCCTGCCACACGCTCGCCATCACGGTCGGCGGTCCCGGCGACACCTGCCCCGAGTGCGACACCTTCATGCAGGGGAGCCAGAGGGGAGGGATCATCGACGTCCAGGGGGGCATCGGTGCCTGCAAGGTGGAGAACTGCAGCTACAACCAGGCTCTCGAGTGTACCGCTCCCGCCGTCGACGTCGGCATGCACGAGTCGCATCCCGACTGCTTCACGTACAAACCCAAATAG